In Candidatus Paceibacterota bacterium, the following proteins share a genomic window:
- a CDS encoding LamG-like jellyroll fold domain-containing protein: protein MDNTSADPIENSVPVEAFFGSESAGETASFSEDSKIIDLASPENAQSKDKTNDNNSDKTKDKEKPGDGLTGAQSASNPSDPGNDNGASNYNNNSKTRVSTPESDAATGALVYSYSIETPPGRNGIQPSLGLSYNSQNASNDNIMGYGWSVDISYIERINKKGTDKLYTENYFSSSISGELVFISGTQYSAKIENGDFLKYEFSNNTWTVTDKSGTKYKFGLNANSRQDNPNDSAKVYKWMLEEVRDLNDNYIRYEYFKDAGQIYPSRIIYTGNGATDGIFTVEFIRETRSDANTSYVSGFQVKTSYRINEIQAKANGIWVKKYALAYTTGDNTVRSTLYSITESGQDESSNVVTLPATSFEYRTGTDGWTRDYSWSLPVDTREGIIIADLNGDGFPDILQSYYSSNTGTLKRAFINNSNGGWVQNNNLTPIPFFHDEFGAVKDQGVRPIDVNGDGLMDLIQSMGNNGPRTIYINNGNGWMVQAGWVPLEFSDGKTGSDTGSRIADLNGDGLSDLVYGKRETSDPETYSSMIYLNSASGWSQDTNWTLPIDTKQGVVFVDINGDGLEDIMQSYSFYSSPTVYQRAFINDGNGGWSIDTNYTPPTLFYGENYGGRVDDLGVRVADVNGDGYNDLMQSLDYYGLHRVFMNSGSGWVEKPIWVSLDFSDGRNYLDTGTRIADLNGDGLSDLIYGKRETSSPETYSSMIYLNNTIGKIGIAKRIINVKGGLTDVAYKPSAQYKDAGNNLLNPNLPLNVDTVYQITNNDGLGNSFSKTYSYEGGKYYFDSANPFDRKFSGFSKVVETDGAGNKISTHFHQGDATNSAQGEYLDNYSKIGRSYRSEVSDSAGNIYSKTINKWESYDLGGGRNFVKLTQKIDSSFDGNASHRDKAETFSYDDINGNLTTKTQWGEVTGSDDGTFTDVGTDKLMTTISYASNASLNIFGLPSQNITTDQSANKVSESKYYYDTLALGSVNKGNQTKEEKWKSGTNYINTQKSYNSYGLVTSETDARDNATSYIYDSYNLYPESVTNPLNQITQYTHDYSLGKPKQVTDQNGYVFQTVYDGLDRVLEEKQPDLAVPATLVTKSSYIYTDTPNTISIKKTDYLDATNGIDSYSYFDGLGRVIQTRKEAESANMYSVSDLVYNNRGLLQKESLLYFSTGLARTSATTDNALYSTYVYDPLERMTSTTNAVGTITSAYDDWKVTTTDAKGTLKTLYKDAYGNLIRVDEHNGANVYATNYSYDKLGNLLNITDALGNVRNFTYDAFGGRLSAEDLHAPADPTFGTYGYSYDANGNLISKTDPKGQVVNYVYDALNRQTSEDYTGQTGMEVTYVYDTCIGGKGRLCSVINSASSETKEYDPLGLIKTETKTIDSTNYRTEYEYDRQGNETILTNPDSSQTKYEYNSAGLLEKVSTKESGSSGLPSNTDLVGFWNFNEGTGISAGDSSGSGHNGTLENMESSDWVQGVNGTALNFDGINERIDMGIMENVPAGQGITVSVWINPAELTSGGHVISRYSPSGIQYSMWKGSNDVAFFINGGSGGNYVVAYDVLSTSTWTHLVGVFNDATKEHKLYANGVLIQSRIYNVTLNNPAVKTLVGTSNYYQDYFNGKIDEARVYNKVLTDAEILALYQKPSGSVSSNFTDLVTNYDYSPLGKVTTQTYANGVSTTNTYDAMKLYRLSSKVTTIAGGGHGQDLAYAYDANGNITRIVDNSATNSKKTTDYIYDSLNRLLSATATGVTQSDVGIAGYWNFNESSGQVASDSSGNGNSGTLSGGMTNANWVSGISGNALDLDGGDDEIIVSDSLSLSPSLPITMSAWVNPDSLSGNRGIIGKWNTSWETMAYAMMILPNGALRGFFADGTNLAGKDSVGGVISTGSWYHIAAVVRGLNDVSLYVNGQEVSGTYGGNATSTYDNTAPMRMGAIVPGSGNNIDGKLDEVRIYNRTLSSQEILDLYNSPGASGSQNYTETYVYDAIGNITNKSDQGNYAYSQTGKANPHAVTSMGSANYAYDDNGNLLTASGGLTNTWDYSNRITQSVVGATTVTYGYDASGQRVKYATGSSTTVYPSRYYNTDGTPTKHVFAGGQLVATIKGTGASAQVYSVSTDHLTGSNIVTNSSGTVEESMDYYPYGDIRLDEKASSFNEQRKYAGHEYDTDTGLSYMNARYYNGRIGKFVSQDPAFLNLSQLKIQLVDPQSWNSYAYARNNPLVNIDESGQFWDTVIDAATTYYDTVRYGERMMVAAAGAVNIGIGTAMNNQRLINAGDAQLSQGVQGMDNLRSDIAMDAAGTAIPGVPILGLKAVKNVDEVANISKPIIGKMDDIGKTFVGQTKKIHGNSLDSPKNTFLYELFDNKGSHLKYGITSKEDPLKRYTNKFMEDKSMKVLGSGSRREMYQKEASIIKNNPRGPLQKNNH, encoded by the coding sequence TTGGATAATACGTCCGCCGATCCAATAGAAAATAGTGTCCCCGTGGAGGCATTTTTCGGTTCCGAAAGTGCTGGCGAAACGGCTTCTTTCTCGGAGGATTCTAAAATCATTGATCTTGCAAGTCCTGAAAATGCTCAATCAAAAGACAAAACGAATGATAATAATTCCGATAAAACAAAAGACAAGGAAAAGCCGGGTGACGGTCTTACTGGAGCTCAAAGCGCTTCCAACCCGTCCGATCCTGGGAATGATAATGGCGCTTCAAATTATAACAATAATTCAAAGACAAGGGTAAGTACTCCGGAATCAGATGCCGCAACAGGGGCTCTTGTATATAGCTACTCCATTGAAACGCCTCCTGGAAGAAATGGAATACAGCCTAGCTTAGGCCTTTCCTATAATAGCCAGAACGCAAGTAATGATAATATAATGGGCTATGGATGGAGTGTCGACATCTCATATATTGAAAGAATCAACAAAAAAGGTACGGATAAACTTTACACGGAAAACTATTTTAGCTCATCTATTTCAGGAGAACTTGTTTTCATAAGTGGAACGCAATACAGTGCGAAGATTGAAAATGGAGATTTCCTAAAGTATGAGTTTTCAAATAACACTTGGACTGTAACCGATAAATCCGGAACAAAATATAAGTTCGGATTGAATGCAAACTCCAGACAAGATAATCCCAATGATTCAGCGAAAGTCTACAAATGGATGCTCGAAGAGGTGCGGGATCTGAATGATAACTACATTCGTTATGAATATTTCAAAGATGCGGGGCAAATTTATCCTTCAAGAATAATTTACACCGGAAACGGTGCAACGGACGGAATTTTCACTGTGGAATTCATAAGGGAAACAAGAAGCGATGCCAATACAAGCTACGTTTCAGGATTCCAAGTTAAAACCAGCTACAGGATTAATGAGATCCAGGCGAAAGCGAACGGGATATGGGTAAAAAAATATGCTTTAGCTTATACAACGGGCGATAATACTGTAAGGTCAACGCTTTATTCAATTACTGAATCAGGGCAGGACGAAAGTAGCAATGTCGTGACGCTTCCTGCAACGAGTTTCGAATATCGAACCGGAACTGACGGCTGGACCAGAGATTATTCTTGGTCACTTCCGGTCGATACTCGGGAAGGAATAATAATTGCCGATTTAAACGGCGACGGTTTTCCCGATATTTTGCAATCTTATTACAGCAGTAATACGGGAACGCTCAAAAGGGCATTTATTAATAATAGCAATGGCGGCTGGGTTCAAAATAATAATCTGACACCCATTCCATTTTTTCATGATGAGTTTGGTGCCGTTAAAGATCAAGGCGTTCGTCCGATTGATGTGAACGGCGACGGACTCATGGATCTTATTCAATCGATGGGCAATAATGGCCCGCGCACAATATATATTAATAACGGCAACGGATGGATGGTGCAGGCTGGTTGGGTTCCGCTTGAATTCAGCGACGGCAAAACCGGCTCAGATACCGGTTCCCGAATCGCCGATTTAAACGGCGACGGACTTTCCGATCTTGTATATGGAAAAAGAGAAACATCCGATCCAGAGACTTATTCCTCAATGATTTATCTGAATAGTGCTTCAGGCTGGTCTCAAGATACGAATTGGACTCTTCCGATTGACACGAAACAGGGGGTTGTATTTGTCGATATAAACGGAGACGGCTTGGAGGACATCATGCAATCTTATTCTTTTTATAGTTCTCCAACCGTTTACCAAAGGGCATTTATCAATGACGGAAACGGGGGATGGTCTATTGATACTAATTATACACCGCCAACTCTTTTTTACGGCGAAAACTATGGGGGGAGAGTCGATGATCTCGGTGTGAGAGTTGCCGATGTTAATGGAGACGGCTATAACGATCTAATGCAGTCTCTAGACTATTACGGCTTGCATAGAGTCTTTATGAATAGCGGAAGCGGATGGGTGGAAAAGCCGATCTGGGTGTCGTTGGATTTTAGCGATGGAAGGAATTATCTCGACACGGGCACTCGCATCGCCGATCTGAATGGTGACGGACTTTCGGATCTTATTTATGGAAAAAGAGAAACTTCTAGCCCCGAAACTTATTCTTCAATGATCTATCTGAATAATACTATTGGAAAAATTGGAATTGCAAAAAGAATTATTAATGTTAAAGGCGGATTGACGGATGTTGCATATAAACCATCCGCGCAATACAAAGACGCAGGCAATAATCTTCTTAATCCCAATCTTCCATTGAATGTCGATACGGTTTATCAGATCACGAACAACGACGGATTGGGAAATTCATTCTCAAAAACATATTCCTATGAAGGCGGGAAATATTACTTTGACTCTGCAAATCCATTCGATCGCAAGTTCTCAGGCTTTTCGAAAGTTGTAGAGACTGACGGCGCAGGAAACAAAATCTCAACGCATTTTCATCAGGGCGATGCGACCAATTCAGCGCAAGGTGAGTATTTGGATAATTATTCCAAAATAGGAAGATCATATAGGTCTGAAGTTTCTGATAGTGCCGGAAATATCTATTCCAAAACGATAAATAAATGGGAAAGCTATGACCTCGGCGGAGGAAGGAATTTCGTGAAGCTTACGCAAAAAATCGATTCGAGTTTTGACGGCAATGCCAGCCATAGGGATAAAGCGGAAACATTTTCTTATGATGATATCAACGGCAATCTCACAACCAAAACGCAGTGGGGAGAAGTGACGGGGTCGGATGACGGGACTTTCACGGATGTGGGAACGGACAAGCTCATGACAACAATTTCCTACGCTTCAAACGCAAGCTTGAATATTTTTGGCCTTCCATCTCAGAACATAACAACAGATCAAAGCGCGAATAAAGTCAGTGAGTCGAAATATTACTATGATACTCTTGCCCTTGGAAGCGTGAACAAGGGAAATCAAACCAAAGAAGAAAAGTGGAAGAGCGGTACGAATTATATCAACACCCAAAAATCATATAACAGTTATGGCCTTGTGACTTCCGAAACTGACGCCAGGGACAACGCAACAAGTTATATCTATGATTCATACAATCTCTATCCCGAGAGCGTGACGAATCCGTTGAATCAGATCACGCAATACACCCATGATTATTCCCTCGGAAAGCCCAAGCAAGTGACGGATCAGAACGGGTATGTTTTCCAAACTGTATATGACGGATTGGACAGGGTACTCGAGGAAAAACAACCGGATCTAGCTGTGCCTGCAACGCTTGTTACGAAATCTTCATATATTTATACCGATACGCCAAATACAATAAGCATTAAAAAAACGGATTATCTGGACGCCACCAATGGTATTGATTCCTATTCCTATTTCGACGGTTTGGGAAGAGTTATTCAAACCAGAAAAGAAGCGGAAAGCGCCAATATGTATTCGGTAAGCGATTTGGTATATAACAACAGAGGACTTCTGCAAAAAGAATCCTTGCTGTATTTTTCAACTGGCTTGGCCAGAACTTCTGCCACAACGGATAATGCGCTTTATTCGACCTATGTTTACGATCCTCTTGAAAGAATGACTTCCACCACGAATGCGGTGGGAACGATCACGAGTGCCTATGACGATTGGAAAGTCACTACGACTGATGCCAAAGGAACACTAAAGACGCTCTATAAAGACGCTTATGGAAATCTGATTAGAGTCGATGAACATAATGGCGCCAATGTCTATGCCACCAATTATTCCTATGATAAATTAGGAAATCTGCTCAATATCACTGATGCTCTTGGAAACGTCAGGAATTTCACCTATGACGCATTTGGAGGAAGGCTTTCCGCCGAAGATCTGCACGCACCGGCAGATCCGACATTCGGAACATATGGTTATTCCTATGACGCTAATGGCAACCTGATCTCAAAGACCGATCCGAAAGGTCAGGTCGTCAATTACGTTTATGACGCATTGAATCGCCAAACTTCCGAAGACTACACCGGGCAAACCGGAATGGAAGTGACATATGTGTATGACACATGCATTGGCGGGAAGGGGCGATTGTGCTCCGTAATAAATTCCGCTTCCAGTGAAACGAAAGAATATGATCCTTTGGGACTTATCAAGACCGAAACCAAAACCATAGATTCGACGAATTATCGCACAGAGTATGAATATGACCGGCAGGGCAACGAGACTATCCTCACAAATCCTGACAGCTCACAAACCAAGTATGAGTATAATTCCGCCGGACTTTTGGAAAAAGTTTCAACAAAGGAGAGTGGAAGTTCCGGACTTCCTTCAAACACGGATCTCGTCGGCTTTTGGAATTTCAATGAAGGAACAGGAATCTCCGCGGGTGATTCAAGTGGAAGCGGCCACAATGGGACATTGGAAAACATGGAGAGCTCCGACTGGGTGCAGGGTGTGAATGGAACAGCTCTAAATTTTGACGGAATAAATGAAAGGATTGATATGGGAATTATGGAAAACGTTCCCGCAGGCCAGGGGATAACGGTCTCGGTTTGGATCAATCCCGCAGAGCTGACATCCGGCGGACACGTCATCAGCCGGTATTCTCCTTCCGGAATCCAATACAGCATGTGGAAAGGCAGTAATGATGTCGCGTTCTTTATTAATGGAGGAAGTGGAGGGAATTATGTTGTGGCGTATGATGTTTTATCAACATCAACCTGGACTCACCTTGTCGGCGTATTCAATGATGCGACCAAGGAACACAAGCTGTATGCAAACGGCGTATTGATCCAATCCAGAATATATAATGTCACTTTAAATAATCCGGCCGTGAAAACCCTTGTCGGAACGAGCAACTACTACCAGGATTATTTCAATGGAAAAATAGACGAAGCGAGGGTATATAACAAAGTCCTGACCGATGCGGAAATTCTCGCGCTCTATCAGAAACCGAGCGGATCTGTGTCCTCGAATTTCACCGATCTGGTAACAAATTACGATTATTCGCCATTGGGCAAAGTCACAACTCAAACTTATGCTAACGGCGTTTCCACGACGAACACCTATGATGCAATGAAGCTCTATCGCTTAAGTTCGAAAGTCACGACGATCGCAGGCGGAGGTCATGGACAAGACCTTGCGTATGCTTATGACGCGAACGGTAACATTACCAGAATTGTCGACAATTCCGCCACGAATTCCAAGAAAACCACGGATTACATCTATGACTCCTTGAATCGATTGCTTTCTGCAACCGCCACAGGTGTCACGCAAAGTGATGTCGGTATCGCCGGTTACTGGAATTTCAACGAAAGTTCCGGCCAGGTCGCGAGTGATTCCAGTGGAAACGGAAACAGTGGCACTCTTTCCGGCGGAATGACGAATGCCAATTGGGTTTCGGGGATTTCCGGCAACGCGCTTGATCTGGACGGAGGAGATGATGAGATCATTGTTTCCGACTCTTTGAGCCTCAGTCCTTCACTACCCATTACCATGAGCGCCTGGGTGAATCCAGATTCGTTAAGCGGCAACAGGGGCATTATTGGCAAGTGGAACACAAGCTGGGAAACGATGGCCTATGCCATGATGATCCTTCCCAACGGCGCGCTGAGAGGATTTTTTGCCGATGGTACAAATCTTGCCGGAAAAGATTCCGTCGGAGGAGTGATTTCAACCGGTTCCTGGTATCACATCGCCGCAGTCGTGCGCGGCCTGAACGACGTAAGTTTGTATGTAAACGGCCAGGAAGTTTCCGGAACTTACGGAGGCAATGCCACTTCAACTTATGACAATACCGCTCCGATGAGAATGGGCGCGATCGTTCCCGGAAGCGGAAACAATATCGACGGGAAACTGGACGAGGTGCGGATCTATAACCGGACCCTGTCTTCCCAGGAGATTCTTGATTTATATAATTCACCGGGGGCTTCCGGCAGCCAGAATTATACGGAAACCTATGTTTATGACGCCATTGGAAACATCACGAACAAATCCGACCAAGGAAATTATGCTTATTCTCAAACGGGGAAAGCGAATCCTCACGCTGTTACTTCCATGGGTTCAGCAAATTACGCTTATGATGACAATGGGAATCTTTTGACCGCTTCAGGCGGATTAACCAACACTTGGGACTATAGCAACCGCATAACGCAATCGGTGGTTGGAGCCACGACTGTAACGTATGGATATGATGCTTCCGGTCAGAGAGTGAAATATGCAACAGGCTCTAGCACAACGGTTTATCCGAGCAGGTATTACAACACCGACGGCACGCCGACCAAGCATGTCTTTGCAGGAGGACAGCTTGTTGCTACAATTAAAGGGACAGGAGCAAGCGCACAAGTCTATTCAGTTTCCACGGATCATCTCACAGGCTCAAACATTGTCACAAACAGCAGCGGAACAGTGGAAGAATCGATGGATTATTATCCCTATGGCGATATACGTCTGGATGAGAAAGCAAGCTCATTCAACGAACAACGAAAGTATGCAGGCCATGAATATGATACCGACACCGGGCTTTCTTACATGAATGCGAGGTATTACAATGGGAGGATTGGGAAGTTTGTGTCACAAGATCCAGCATTCTTGAATTTATCTCAACTCAAAATTCAGCTTGTTGATCCTCAAAGCTGG
- a CDS encoding DedA family protein — MIAEFVSTYVEAFISAVGYAGVFILMALESAAIPIPSEVIMTFSGYLAYQGIFDLVLISIVGAAGCMAGSVVSYYVGLWGGRPFIDRYGKYIFMNHHHLEIAEEWFRKYGDRAVFFSRLLPVVRTFISLPAGMGKYDVKKLIIFSFVGSIPWCFALAYVGFWLGPHWKNIIAVFNGLDVLIVLSLVFLAVYFWKKKKTAEAKSPLLRGE; from the coding sequence ATGATCGCCGAATTCGTTTCAACTTATGTAGAAGCTTTTATTTCAGCTGTAGGATATGCGGGAGTCTTTATTCTCATGGCCCTGGAAAGTGCAGCGATTCCGATCCCGAGCGAAGTGATCATGACTTTTTCGGGATATCTTGCCTATCAGGGGATATTCGATCTGGTTTTAATAAGCATTGTGGGTGCGGCGGGGTGTATGGCGGGCTCGGTTGTTTCCTATTATGTCGGGCTGTGGGGAGGCCGGCCGTTCATAGACAGATATGGAAAATATATTTTCATGAATCATCATCATCTCGAGATCGCGGAGGAGTGGTTTCGCAAATATGGAGACAGGGCGGTGTTTTTCTCAAGGCTTCTTCCTGTTGTCAGGACTTTCATATCGCTTCCTGCGGGAATGGGAAAATATGACGTGAAGAAATTGATTATTTTCAGTTTTGTGGGATCGATCCCATGGTGTTTTGCTCTTGCCTATGTCGGATTCTGGCTCGGTCCGCATTGGAAGAACATCATCGCAGTTTTCAACGGATTGGATGTTCTGATTGTCCTTTCGCTGGTCTTTTTGGCCGTATATTTCTGGAAAAAGAAAAAAACAGCAGAGGCTAAAAGTCCCCTCTTGAGAGGGGAATGA
- a CDS encoding GIY-YIG nuclease family protein, giving the protein MKTNQYYLYIMTNKFNTVLYTGVTNNLARRVYEHKNKTIKGFTSRYNITKLVYYEIYNNINDAIAREKQIKGGSRKKKINLIKNMNPEFRDLPLE; this is encoded by the coding sequence ATGAAAACAAATCAATATTATCTTTATATAATGACGAATAAATTTAATACAGTTCTATATACGGGTGTTACCAACAACCTGGCCAGAAGAGTCTATGAACATAAGAATAAAACGATCAAGGGATTTACGAGTAGATACAATATTACTAAGCTGGTTTATTATGAGATCTATAATAATATAAATGACGCCATCGCAAGAGAAAAGCAGATTAAAGGCGGCTCAAGAAAGAAGAAAATAAATTTGATTAAAAATATGAATCCTGAGTTTAGAGATTTGCCTCTGGAATAA
- a CDS encoding PQQ-dependent sugar dehydrogenase gives MDPIQLKIINRKTIKYLVIIILVVVLSYVVIFLWINFSGVWPIVKRPSENIVDIIKEGKKPLSIKDGSIVSVYAKDLGDPRVLQFAPGGSLFVSVPGKGKIYALIDGNNDGVAEENRVVAENLNDPHGFAFKCEAAEGGDEKCKMYIAETDKVSEFDFDKANLTATNVKKIVDLPADGRHITRTIMFMPSPDENKLLISVGSSCDVCVEKNADRAKILVYDLGTKDLKDFATGLRNSVFMAIHPVNGKIWATEMGRDFLGDDLPPDEINIIEDGKNYGWPICYGKNIHDADFDKNTYIRNPCMEPFETPSYIDIPAHSAPLGLAYIPEEGWPEDMWYNLLVAYHGSWNRSTPAGYKIVRYKLDKDGKYLGEEDFMAGWLTSDGALGRPVDILALPGGTLYISDDRAGVVYRVTYRQK, from the coding sequence ATGGATCCAATCCAACTGAAAATTATAAACAGAAAGACAATCAAGTATTTGGTGATCATTATTCTGGTCGTGGTTTTGTCGTATGTCGTAATTTTCCTATGGATAAATTTCAGCGGAGTCTGGCCGATCGTCAAAAGACCTTCTGAGAATATCGTTGATATCATAAAGGAGGGAAAGAAACCCCTGTCCATAAAAGACGGATCAATCGTATCGGTCTATGCCAAAGACCTTGGGGACCCGAGAGTGCTTCAATTCGCGCCGGGAGGATCGCTTTTTGTCAGCGTCCCGGGCAAGGGAAAGATATACGCGCTGATCGACGGTAATAATGACGGCGTTGCGGAGGAGAATCGTGTCGTTGCGGAAAATCTGAACGATCCCCATGGATTTGCTTTCAAGTGCGAGGCGGCGGAAGGGGGAGATGAAAAATGCAAGATGTATATTGCCGAGACGGACAAAGTTTCAGAGTTTGATTTCGACAAAGCGAATTTGACGGCGACGAACGTGAAAAAGATCGTTGATCTGCCCGCGGACGGCCGGCACATCACCCGCACGATCATGTTCATGCCGAGTCCCGACGAGAATAAGCTTCTGATATCCGTCGGTTCTTCGTGCGATGTCTGCGTCGAAAAGAATGCGGACCGGGCGAAAATATTGGTTTATGACCTGGGGACAAAAGATCTCAAGGATTTTGCGACCGGGCTTCGTAATTCAGTATTCATGGCAATTCATCCGGTGAACGGAAAAATTTGGGCGACAGAAATGGGAAGGGACTTTCTTGGAGATGATCTTCCTCCGGATGAGATAAATATAATCGAAGACGGCAAGAATTACGGATGGCCTATTTGCTATGGAAAAAATATACATGACGCGGATTTCGACAAGAACACCTATATCCGGAATCCATGCATGGAGCCTTTTGAGACTCCATCATATATAGACATTCCGGCGCACTCCGCTCCGCTGGGGCTCGCCTATATTCCCGAGGAAGGCTGGCCCGAAGATATGTGGTATAACCTTCTGGTCGCATATCACGGATCGTGGAATCGGAGCACTCCGGCGGGATATAAGATCGTAAGATATAAGCTTGATAAGGATGGAAAGTATCTTGGCGAAGAAGACTTTATGGCAGGGTGGCTGACAAGCGATGGGGCGCTCGGACGTCCGGTTGATATTCTCGCGCTTCCGGGCGGAACTTTGTATATTTCCGACGATAGGGCGGGGGTGGTTTATCGAGTAACGTATAGACAGAAATAA
- a CDS encoding GIY-YIG nuclease family protein, which produces MKRYFIYILASKRNGTLYIGITNDLIRRISEHKNNLIDGFTKRYSVHNLVYYEDAIDIGSAIEREKLLKKWKRKWKIELIEKSNPEWKDLYRNLLE; this is translated from the coding sequence ATGAAACGTTATTTTATTTATATTCTTGCAAGTAAAAGAAATGGAACTTTGTATATCGGTATAACGAATGATCTGATACGAAGGATTTCCGAGCACAAAAATAATTTAATAGATGGATTTACAAAAAGATATTCTGTTCATAATCTTGTATATTACGAAGATGCAATTGATATAGGAAGTGCTATTGAAAGAGAAAAGCTTCTTAAGAAATGGAAAAGAAAATGGAAGATAGAATTGATCGAGAAGTCAAATCCTGAATGGAAAGATCTATATCGGAATTTATTAGAATGA
- a CDS encoding NUDIX domain-containing protein has translation MSEHPENFEVIARAVVVQNGKILLCRAKEKGHYFFPGGHVEKGERTEIALKREFLEELGARIGKTAFIGAVENIFRDSYEHHEINLVFEAEVFQYEFKSREDHLEFELLSLDEFAGKKVLPVSLKKAVAEWLKDKKIFWRSESRES, from the coding sequence ATGTCGGAACATCCGGAAAATTTCGAAGTGATCGCAAGGGCGGTCGTTGTCCAAAACGGAAAGATCTTGCTTTGCAGGGCGAAGGAAAAAGGCCATTATTTTTTTCCGGGCGGGCATGTTGAAAAAGGCGAGAGGACGGAAATTGCTCTCAAGAGAGAATTCCTTGAAGAGTTGGGAGCAAGGATCGGAAAAACGGCATTCATTGGCGCGGTGGAAAATATTTTCAGGGATTCATATGAACATCATGAAATAAATCTTGTTTTCGAAGCCGAGGTGTTTCAGTATGAGTTCAAGAGCAGAGAAGATCATCTGGAGTTCGAGCTGCTTTCCCTTGATGAATTCGCTGGGAAAAAAGTTCTGCCGGTATCGTTGAAGAAAGCGGTTGCGGAGTGGTTGAAGGATAAGAAAATATTTTGGAGGAGCGAGAGTCGGGAATCTTGA
- a CDS encoding PD-(D/E)XK nuclease family protein, protein MTKYYNPRKKGAFDPDSDKPFRLSRSKIDLFLNCPRCFYLDRRLGVAQPPGFPFSLNSAVDSLLKKEFDIHRAKQTAHPLMKAYGIDAVPFRHEKMDEWRDSLRRGIQYHHKPTNFLITGGVDDVWANRDGELIIVDYKATSKTEEVNLDAPWQIGYKRQMEVYQWLFKKNGFKVSDTGYFVYCNGDADKEAFDAKLEFDIKIIPYTGSGDWIEQAITDAHLCLVGRSLPEAGEDCDYCRYRKEASKYED, encoded by the coding sequence ATGACGAAATATTATAATCCAAGAAAAAAAGGCGCGTTCGATCCGGATTCGGACAAGCCGTTCAGATTGAGCCGGTCAAAGATCGATCTGTTTTTGAATTGTCCCAGGTGTTTCTATCTTGACCGGAGATTAGGTGTTGCTCAGCCTCCGGGATTCCCGTTCAGCCTGAATTCGGCGGTCGATTCGCTCCTGAAGAAGGAGTTCGACATTCACAGAGCAAAGCAAACCGCGCATCCACTTATGAAAGCATACGGCATCGATGCGGTCCCATTCCGGCACGAAAAGATGGATGAATGGAGAGATTCGCTCCGAAGGGGGATCCAATATCATCACAAGCCGACGAATTTCCTGATCACGGGAGGAGTTGACGATGTCTGGGCGAACCGGGACGGAGAGCTTATCATCGTTGACTACAAGGCCACTTCAAAAACGGAGGAAGTGAATCTGGATGCGCCCTGGCAGATCGGATATAAGCGCCAGATGGAGGTCTATCAGTGGCTTTTCAAAAAGAACGGTTTCAAGGTTTCCGATACGGGATATTTCGTATATTGCAACGGCGATGCGGATAAAGAGGCTTTTGATGCCAAACTGGAATTCGACATAAAGATCATCCCATATACCGGTAGCGGAGATTGGATCGAACAGGCAATAACAGACGCGCATCTCTGTCTTGTTGGAAGATCGTTGCCGGAGGCCGGCGAGGATTGCGATTATTGCAGATACAGAAAAGAAGCTTCAAAATATGAAGATTAA